From Mus musculus strain C57BL/6J chromosome 17, GRCm38.p6 C57BL/6J, the proteins below share one genomic window:
- the 1600014C23Rik gene encoding uncharacterized protein LOC72240 yields MEIISWALNRELSSLSIRHTVPSSTHLQSGTEGGLSFGQCPPPQSTHWESRKGGRLAEHPPARNPACAPGPFGSPQVLALQKDLPWPDSGNSVTWSYSGGN; encoded by the exons ATGGAAATCATTTCCTGGGCCCTCAACAGAGAACTGTCCTCTCTATCCATCAGGCATACTGTGCCCAGTTCGACCCATCTACAGAGTGGGACAGAAGGGGGCCTGTCTTTCGGCCAGTGCCCCCCTCCCCAGTCTACCCACTGGGAGTCCCGGAAAGGGGGGCGGTTGGCAGAGCACCCACCAGCAAGGAACCCTGCCTGCGCCCCAG GTCCTTTTGGAAGTCCTCAAGTGCTGGCTCTGCAGAAGGACTTGCCCTGGCCAGACAGTGGGAATTCAGTGACCTGGTCATACTCAGGAGGAAATTGA